From the genome of Pseudomonadota bacterium:
GGGCGTTCTTTTGGTATAATAAGGGTGAATAAAAAAACCATCGAAAAGGCAAGATTCGGGTTTCCGAATTACGCAAAGCCACCTGTCCCCCACAAACGGGATAGAGGAGCTGCCGAAATGGTGACGGAGCATATGAAAAATGGCCTGTCGCCCAAACGGTGGCAGGCCATTTTTAAATTTATTGGAGGTGTAAAAATGAGAGGATTACTGGTATTGGTTGTTCTGGTGAGCGCGATCTCCCTTGGTTTTGTGAAAAGCGGCAATCAGGCCCCTCAGAAACAGTTCATGCCGAGCATTAATGGTGCTGTGACAGTCAACTGGGATTATGATTCAGTAGCGGTTCAGGACATTAAACAGCTACGCCTCTATTATGCCGGCGGAAGCTTGATTTGTGCAACTGATGATGTAAAGGCTCAAACAATGAATTGCGGCCTGGAAGCTACGGATTACCCGGAAATGTTCAAATTGACCGCCTGTCTGGTGGATGGAACCGAAAAGCGTTATCCGGCGACATTCAAGGTCAACTGATTTCACCATCCTGACATAGCAAGAAATGGTTTTGCGGCTCAGTTCATTCCTTCCCCGGAATGGACTGAGCCGTTTGCGTTCAGGCGCAGATCAGGCCCCTTTCCTCAGCAGTGAATGTTCTTCCCAGCCTGGACCGGGAGGATCAATTTCCATGGTGATCCGATTTCCAGGGTTTGCCTGCTCAAGTATATTTCCTTCAAGATCACGCAGTGTGAGAATTCTATGTTGCGTACTGGACAGTCCGGATCCTAGATATTCGATTATATCACCCGGCCGTATCGGGTTTCTTGCTTCGATAA
Proteins encoded in this window:
- a CDS encoding U32 family peptidase C-terminal domain-containing protein, translated to ELYKVGSRGYTDNFYEGPPQTDDMLYDGPKIQQAHAPLGVVRKAGSDPVIEARNPIRPGDIIEYLGSGLSSTQHRILTLRDLEGNILEQANPGNRITMEIDPPGPGWEEHSLLRKGA